ATCTCTTTGCGGGAACCGGAGCGATCGGCATTGAGGCCCTCAGTCGGGGAGCAGCGCACGTGACCGCCGTTGAGTCGCAAGCTGAATCATTGAAACTCTTGCGACAGAATGTCGCAGAATGCGGGATGAATACCCTCGTCACGGTTCAAGCAAGAACGGTCAAACAGTTTCTGACCAGGCCGGAGCTGTGGAGCGGCCCCTATGATATTGTGTTTGCCGATCCGCCGTATGACCTCGCCTACAAACTAGAAGACATCTTCCAAACCGTCCATGCTACACTCACGCCAGCCGATGCCTGGCTTGTCGTCGAACACGCGTCGAAATCCACCCTTCCCGACCGGCTTGGCTTGGCCACGTTTCGGAAGCACTATCAGTACGGAGACACAGCACTGTCGATCTATTCGTTTCCCGCAGAGGCCATAGTATGAAAATCGGTATATATCCCGGTACCTTTGACCCGATTACACATGGTCATACCGATATCATTACACGCAGCCTGCGCGTCTTCGACAAGGTCGTCGTGGCCGTCGCACCGAATCCCGCCAAGCATCCGCTCTTTAATTTGACTGAGCGGTTGGAGATGGTGACGCTGGTCATGAAGGATCTGACCCAAGTCGACGTGACCGCCTTCGAAGGCCTCCTCGTCGACTATGTCGCGCGGTCTGGCGCCCATGCCATTATTCGAGGGCTACGCGCTATTTCAGACTTTGAGCACGAATTTCAGATGGCCCTCATCAACCGAAAACTGGCCAAGAACGTGGAGACCGTGTTTCTCATGCCCAGCGAAGAATACTCCTATCTCTCGTCCACCATCATTAAAGATGTGGCCCAGCACGGAGGTCCGTTAACGGAATTCCTGCATCCCGACGTGGCTCGACGTCTTGAAGAACGAATCCGGAGTCTCAAACAATGAAACTCGCCGCACGTGTCAGTCGCATTACTCCGTCTCCGACATTGGCGATGACCGCCACGGCCAAAGCCATGGCTGCGCAAGGACTCGATGTCGTCGATTTCTCATCCGGGGAACCGGATTTCGATACCCCGGAACCCGTCAAGGCCGCGGCCGAAGCAGCCATTCGCGCGGGCTTCACGAAATATACCCCTTCGTCGGGCATCGACGAGCTTCGTCAAGCCATTGCCGATAAACTCCTTACTGAGCAGGGTTTGCGCTATGAGAAAGCCCAGATCTTAGTCTCTTGCGGAGCGAAGCACTCGCT
This is a stretch of genomic DNA from Nitrospira lenta. It encodes these proteins:
- the coaD gene encoding pantetheine-phosphate adenylyltransferase; its protein translation is MKIGIYPGTFDPITHGHTDIITRSLRVFDKVVVAVAPNPAKHPLFNLTERLEMVTLVMKDLTQVDVTAFEGLLVDYVARSGAHAIIRGLRAISDFEHEFQMALINRKLAKNVETVFLMPSEEYSYLSSTIIKDVAQHGGPLTEFLHPDVARRLEERIRSLKQ
- the rsmD gene encoding 16S rRNA (guanine(966)-N(2))-methyltransferase RsmD, producing the protein MRVIAGSHRGRRLQGPHGTALRPTSDRVREALFSILGNRLPDSRVLDLFAGTGAIGIEALSRGAAHVTAVESQAESLKLLRQNVAECGMNTLVTVQARTVKQFLTRPELWSGPYDIVFADPPYDLAYKLEDIFQTVHATLTPADAWLVVEHASKSTLPDRLGLATFRKHYQYGDTALSIYSFPAEAIV